The proteins below come from a single Polynucleobacter necessarius genomic window:
- the secA gene encoding preprotein translocase subunit SecA, translating to MVIGLLKTLVGSRNDRLLKQYRKVVAKVGALEPSLKALDDAALAAKTAEFKSRLAAGESLDDIAPEAFAVVREASVRVMKMRHFDAQLMGGLALHQGKIAEMGTGEGKTLTATLSVYLNALTGKGVHVVTVNDYLAQRDAEWMSKLYNFLGMKVGVNLSQMDHKTKQEAYAADITYGTNNEFGFDYLRDNMVQDLDQRVQRGLAYAIVDEVDSILIDEARTPLIISGQADDHTDLYIKINQLPAHLERQIGEEKADGTGVEKPGDYWVDEKSQQVYLTEQGHDKAEQILVQIGALNEGDSLYSPQTITLMHHVYAALRAHTLYNRDQHYVVQNKEVIIVDEFTGRLMQGRRWSDGLHQAVEAKEGVPIQNENQTLATITFQNYFRMYGKLAGMTGTADTEAYEFKEIYNLETVVISPNRISQRKDKQDQIYKSSRERYDAVIKDIEDCYQHGQPVLVGTTSIENSELISGLLDKRKLPHQVLNAKQHAREAEIIAQAGRPKMITIATNMAGRGTDIVLGGNVSKQSSLIEADESLNDSEKAAKIKQLQDEWQSIHDQVLAAGGLHIIGTERHESRRIDNQLRGRSGRQGDPGSSRFYLSLDDPLLRIFAGDRLRAVMERLKMPDGEPIEAGMVTRSIESAQRKVEGRNFDIRKQLLEYDDVANDQRKETYRLRNEVLESKDIGELIANLREDVLRSVCSFYVPHESMEEQWGLPGLENVLANEWGLTVDLQKWVESAASIDDTEIVDRVLNAAKEAYDAKVEMVGRESFAGFERSVLLYSVDTHWREHLAALDHLRQGIHLRGYAQKDPKQEYRREAFELYGELLNVIKNDVVKSIMTVQIRSASELDQASESMNEDLAKLKDLQYQHADADLEVAGSTGDRGAALDIQLAPVRTGPKIGRNDPCSCGSGKKYKNCCGALA from the coding sequence GTGGTAATCGGTCTTCTTAAAACCCTGGTCGGCAGTCGTAACGACCGCCTCTTGAAACAGTATCGCAAAGTGGTCGCCAAGGTCGGCGCCCTTGAGCCAAGCCTAAAGGCATTGGATGATGCCGCACTTGCAGCGAAAACTGCTGAATTTAAGTCCCGCTTAGCCGCTGGTGAATCTTTAGACGATATTGCGCCCGAGGCATTTGCCGTAGTCCGTGAAGCCAGCGTACGCGTTATGAAAATGCGTCACTTTGATGCGCAGCTCATGGGTGGTCTAGCCCTTCATCAAGGCAAGATTGCTGAAATGGGAACGGGTGAGGGCAAGACCTTAACCGCTACGCTTTCAGTGTATTTAAATGCCTTGACTGGAAAAGGCGTTCACGTTGTTACCGTTAATGATTATTTGGCGCAACGTGATGCTGAGTGGATGTCAAAGCTATATAACTTTTTAGGCATGAAAGTTGGCGTGAATCTGTCACAGATGGATCACAAAACAAAACAAGAGGCATATGCTGCCGATATTACATACGGCACCAATAATGAATTTGGATTTGATTATTTGCGCGATAACATGGTCCAAGACTTGGATCAACGCGTTCAACGTGGTTTAGCGTATGCCATCGTCGACGAAGTCGACTCCATTTTGATTGATGAAGCGCGTACCCCCCTGATTATTTCTGGTCAGGCTGATGATCATACCGATCTCTACATCAAAATTAATCAACTTCCTGCGCATCTGGAGCGTCAAATCGGGGAAGAAAAAGCTGATGGCACAGGTGTTGAGAAGCCTGGCGATTACTGGGTAGACGAGAAATCTCAGCAGGTATATTTAACTGAGCAAGGTCATGATAAGGCCGAACAAATTTTGGTGCAGATTGGCGCCTTAAATGAGGGCGATTCGCTTTACTCGCCGCAAACCATTACCCTAATGCATCATGTGTATGCAGCTCTTCGTGCACACACTTTGTACAACCGCGATCAACATTATGTGGTGCAAAACAAAGAAGTCATTATTGTTGATGAGTTCACTGGTCGTTTAATGCAGGGTCGTCGTTGGTCTGATGGTTTGCATCAAGCAGTTGAGGCCAAGGAAGGAGTGCCGATTCAGAATGAGAATCAGACACTGGCAACCATCACTTTCCAAAATTATTTCCGGATGTACGGAAAATTAGCTGGTATGACAGGTACCGCGGACACAGAGGCCTACGAATTCAAGGAAATTTACAACCTTGAAACCGTGGTCATATCGCCAAACCGCATCAGCCAGAGAAAAGACAAGCAAGATCAAATTTACAAGTCTTCACGTGAGCGTTATGACGCCGTGATCAAGGATATTGAGGATTGCTATCAACATGGTCAACCAGTATTGGTGGGTACAACATCGATTGAAAACTCCGAATTGATTTCGGGTTTGCTTGATAAGCGCAAATTACCTCACCAAGTGTTGAATGCTAAACAGCATGCTCGTGAAGCGGAAATTATCGCTCAAGCAGGTCGTCCCAAAATGATCACGATTGCTACCAACATGGCTGGTCGTGGTACTGACATCGTGCTTGGCGGTAATGTCAGTAAGCAATCCTCTCTGATCGAGGCTGATGAGAGCCTAAACGATTCCGAGAAGGCAGCAAAGATTAAGCAACTTCAAGATGAATGGCAAAGCATTCATGATCAAGTGCTTGCTGCTGGTGGTTTACATATTATTGGTACTGAGCGTCATGAGAGTCGCCGAATCGATAATCAGCTGAGGGGCCGCTCGGGCCGTCAAGGCGATCCGGGATCTTCACGCTTTTACTTATCCCTTGACGATCCATTACTGCGCATCTTTGCTGGCGATCGCTTACGTGCCGTAATGGAACGTTTAAAGATGCCTGACGGCGAGCCTATTGAAGCGGGCATGGTGACCCGCTCGATTGAGTCTGCACAACGTAAGGTTGAAGGCCGAAACTTCGATATTCGTAAGCAGTTGCTTGAGTACGATGACGTTGCCAATGATCAGCGTAAAGAAACGTATCGCCTCAGAAACGAAGTTCTTGAGAGCAAGGATATCGGTGAGTTAATTGCGAATTTGCGTGAAGATGTTTTGCGTTCGGTTTGTTCGTTCTATGTTCCCCATGAATCCATGGAAGAGCAGTGGGGCTTACCTGGACTAGAAAATGTCTTGGCTAATGAATGGGGTCTGACAGTTGATTTGCAAAAATGGGTTGAGTCTGCTGCGAGTATTGACGACACTGAAATCGTTGATCGAGTGCTCAATGCTGCAAAAGAGGCATACGATGCTAAGGTTGAGATGGTCGGGCGCGAGTCCTTTGCGGGCTTTGAGCGCTCCGTTCTTTTATATAGCGTAGATACTCACTGGCGTGAGCATTTGGCCGCCCTTGATCATTTACGCCAAGGCATTCACCTTCGTGGCTACGCTCAAAAAGATCCTAAGCAAGAGTACCGTCGCGAAGCCTTTGAGTTGTATGGTGAACTCTTGAATGTCATCAAGAATGATGTTGTGAAGAGCATCATGACAGTACAAATTCGGAGCGCAAGCGAATTAGACCAAGCTTCTGAGTCTATGAATGAGGATCTAGCGAAATTAAAAGATCTTCAATATCAGCATGCTGATGCCGATTTGGAGGTGGCTGGCTCTACTGGTGATCGCGGTGCCGCTTTAGATATTCAGCTTGCACCTGTTCGAACGGGTCCAAAGATTGGTCGCAACGACCCTTGTTCATGCGGTAGCGGCAAGAAATATAAAAATTGTTGCGGTGCATTGGCCTAG
- a CDS encoding (2Fe-2S)-binding protein, producing the protein MTTLEGLPAKVWKALQDAWTEFDVPQCGYCQTGQMVSAADLLAKNKKPNSHDIKNAMSGNICRCGAYSRIEKAVKRAADKLA; encoded by the coding sequence GTGACTACCTTGGAGGGTTTGCCTGCTAAGGTCTGGAAAGCATTGCAAGATGCCTGGACTGAATTTGATGTGCCTCAGTGCGGTTACTGCCAAACTGGCCAGATGGTGTCCGCCGCAGATCTTTTAGCTAAAAACAAGAAGCCGAATAGCCATGATATTAAGAATGCCATGAGTGGCAATATTTGTCGTTGCGGAGCCTATTCCCGGATTGAAAAGGCAGTTAAACGTGCTGCTGATAAATTGGCCTAA
- a CDS encoding molybdopterin cofactor-binding domain-containing protein, producing MLAKDFYAARKGRDALKITWNEGPNANLSTAVVRKSLEAGLSQKGAVIKTAGNVSATVPNGKALSAQYFLPYLAHSTMEPVNCSADVSNGKCRIIGPIQFQQGGQAAAAAGVKPEDVTIETTFLGGGFGRKLELDFIRQAAEISKAAGMPVKMLWTKEDDIQHDFYRPTSIHKVDGVLGANAQLSTMKAKMVSQSVTTRAFPGFVKDGFDPFMVEGSNNLTYDIPNLEITNVITDTCVRVGYWRSVSNALNAFAIESFVDEAATAASKDPVAFRLASLSKHPRAKNVLETAVKKSGYTAGSKRFGVAQMKCYDMCSACVIELDTTAPETRVKKITFVSDCGITVHPDQARAQLTGGVIYGLSAVLNNAITIENGRVQQTNFNNYPSLRQNQVPVIDVHLIPSQEKPGGLGEVGVPLVAPALANAIAAATGKRIRELPVKV from the coding sequence GTGTTGGCAAAAGATTTTTATGCGGCGCGCAAGGGAAGAGATGCGTTAAAAATTACTTGGAATGAGGGCCCGAATGCCAATTTGAGTACTGCAGTGGTGCGTAAATCTCTTGAGGCGGGTTTATCCCAAAAGGGCGCTGTGATCAAAACAGCTGGCAACGTTAGTGCAACTGTCCCGAATGGCAAAGCTCTCAGTGCGCAATACTTTTTGCCGTATTTAGCGCACTCCACTATGGAGCCTGTTAATTGTTCAGCCGATGTTTCCAATGGCAAGTGCAGAATTATTGGCCCCATTCAGTTCCAACAAGGCGGCCAAGCTGCAGCTGCAGCTGGCGTGAAGCCGGAGGATGTCACGATTGAGACAACGTTCTTGGGTGGTGGTTTTGGTCGCAAATTGGAATTGGATTTCATTCGTCAGGCGGCTGAAATTTCAAAGGCTGCGGGCATGCCTGTCAAGATGCTTTGGACCAAAGAAGATGATATTCAGCATGACTTCTATCGCCCGACGAGCATTCATAAAGTTGATGGAGTTCTTGGTGCCAATGCTCAATTGAGCACCATGAAAGCAAAAATGGTTTCGCAGTCTGTGACCACCAGAGCTTTCCCAGGTTTTGTGAAAGATGGTTTCGATCCTTTCATGGTGGAAGGTTCAAACAATCTCACTTATGACATTCCCAATTTGGAAATCACAAACGTCATTACCGATACGTGTGTCAGGGTTGGGTATTGGCGTTCAGTCAGTAATGCGTTAAATGCGTTTGCGATTGAGAGCTTTGTGGACGAAGCGGCAACTGCTGCTAGTAAAGATCCTGTGGCTTTCCGGCTTGCTTCCCTAAGCAAACATCCAAGAGCGAAAAATGTTCTCGAAACCGCTGTGAAGAAATCGGGATACACCGCCGGTAGCAAACGCTTTGGCGTGGCGCAAATGAAGTGCTATGACATGTGTTCCGCTTGCGTGATCGAGTTAGATACTACGGCACCTGAGACTAGAGTGAAAAAGATCACATTTGTCTCAGACTGTGGCATTACCGTTCATCCCGATCAAGCTAGAGCCCAGCTTACTGGAGGCGTCATTTATGGATTAAGTGCCGTCTTAAATAATGCAATCACCATAGAAAATGGCCGAGTTCAGCAAACAAACTTCAATAATTATCCTAGCTTGCGTCAAAACCAGGTTCCTGTAATTGATGTGCATTTGATTCCAAGCCAGGAGAAGCCGGGCGGTTTGGGTGAGGTTGGAGTTCCTTTAGTGGCGCCTGCTCTAGCAAATGCTATTGCTGCAGCCACTGGCAAACGCATACGCGAGCTTCCAGTTAAAGTCTGA
- the argJ gene encoding bifunctional glutamate N-acetyltransferase/amino-acid acetyltransferase ArgJ, producing MTVNLPLPKKSDLEPVKGFEMGIAEAGIKKANRKDLLVMTLAPGSQVAGVFTLNRFCAAPVQVCREHLAQEGRDGEIRALVVNTGNANAGTGEQGMKHALETCAALAKDLNIYPEQILPFSTGVILEPLPIQKIVSALPKAVANLSNDNWFDAAEAIMTTDTQPKASSQTIGTPLGDIVLTGICKGAGMIHPNMATMLGFIATDVGFAPGLLNDLTKEVADLSFNAITIDGDTSTNDSFIFMATSQSSVQIQSKQDPLYAVVRAALIDLARKLAQMIVRDGEGATKFMTIDVVGGKTTEECRLVAKAVAHSPLVKTAFFASDPNLGRILAAIGYAGIKDLDVNRVQMWLGDVWVAKNGGRNPSYQEADGQRVMQEPEITIKIDLGRGSATQTLWTCDLSHDYVSINADYRS from the coding sequence ATGACCGTAAATTTACCTCTACCAAAAAAATCCGATTTAGAGCCTGTAAAGGGTTTTGAAATGGGTATCGCCGAAGCCGGCATCAAAAAGGCGAACCGTAAGGATTTGCTAGTCATGACTTTGGCGCCTGGATCTCAGGTAGCTGGTGTTTTTACCTTGAACCGTTTTTGTGCTGCACCGGTTCAGGTTTGCCGCGAACATTTAGCTCAAGAGGGTCGCGATGGTGAAATTCGGGCGCTAGTCGTGAATACGGGCAATGCTAATGCAGGGACTGGCGAGCAGGGTATGAAGCATGCTTTGGAAACTTGTGCCGCTTTGGCAAAAGATCTCAATATCTACCCAGAGCAGATCTTGCCATTTTCTACAGGCGTGATTCTCGAGCCTTTGCCGATTCAAAAAATTGTTAGCGCCTTACCAAAAGCAGTTGCCAACTTAAGTAATGACAATTGGTTCGATGCTGCTGAAGCGATCATGACTACGGATACCCAACCAAAAGCTAGCTCACAAACGATTGGCACCCCATTAGGCGATATTGTTTTAACAGGGATCTGTAAAGGCGCTGGAATGATTCATCCCAATATGGCAACGATGTTGGGCTTTATTGCTACCGATGTTGGTTTTGCGCCTGGTCTATTGAATGACTTAACTAAAGAGGTTGCGGATCTGTCATTTAATGCCATCACTATTGATGGTGATACTTCAACGAATGACTCTTTCATTTTTATGGCTACCAGCCAGTCATCGGTGCAAATTCAGTCAAAGCAAGATCCTCTGTACGCTGTAGTCCGTGCTGCGTTGATTGATTTGGCAAGAAAGTTAGCGCAAATGATTGTGCGAGATGGTGAGGGTGCTACCAAGTTTATGACGATTGACGTTGTTGGCGGCAAAACGACTGAAGAATGCCGTTTGGTGGCTAAGGCAGTAGCACATTCTCCACTAGTCAAAACCGCTTTCTTTGCAAGCGATCCCAATCTGGGTCGAATCTTGGCGGCAATTGGCTATGCCGGCATTAAGGACCTCGATGTTAATCGTGTTCAAATGTGGCTCGGTGATGTTTGGGTTGCTAAAAATGGCGGGCGTAACCCAAGTTATCAAGAGGCGGACGGCCAGAGAGTGATGCAGGAGCCTGAAATTACAATCAAGATTGATTTGGGGCGCGGCTCCGCCACTCAAACATTATGGACGTGTGATTTGTCGCATGATTATGTATCAATCAATGCAGACTATCGTTCTTAA
- a CDS encoding DUF815 domain-containing protein: MNQKLDRLLEHLETFLPKPLSAEQWQSSTAFRWRRRDSIFGSIGFLQPVKHVSDIMFEDLQNIDRQRDAIRDNTKNFILKRPANNILLTGARGTGKSSLIKASLHEFASQGLRLVEVEKEHLADLADITEILAERPERFIIFCDDLSFEDGESGYKAMKSAFDGLVLAQVDNILIYATSNRRHLLPEYMKDNEGYVHSDDGEIHPGEVVEEKISLSERFGLWLSFYPPKQDEYLAIVAHWLARFGLTSTQIEAARSEALVWALERGSRSGRVAWQFAKHWAGSHA, translated from the coding sequence ATGAATCAAAAACTAGACCGTCTACTAGAGCATTTAGAGACTTTCTTGCCCAAACCACTTAGTGCTGAACAATGGCAGTCCTCGACAGCATTTCGGTGGCGCAGAAGAGATAGTATTTTTGGCAGCATTGGTTTTTTGCAGCCAGTAAAGCATGTCTCAGACATCATGTTCGAAGATTTGCAGAATATTGATCGCCAACGAGATGCAATACGTGACAACACTAAAAATTTCATTCTAAAAAGGCCTGCTAACAATATTCTTCTGACGGGGGCAAGAGGAACCGGTAAATCGTCGTTGATTAAAGCAAGCCTTCACGAGTTCGCTAGTCAGGGATTGCGTTTGGTCGAAGTGGAGAAGGAGCATTTGGCGGATTTAGCCGATATCACCGAGATATTGGCGGAGCGTCCTGAGCGCTTCATTATTTTCTGCGATGACCTCTCGTTTGAGGATGGGGAATCGGGCTACAAGGCCATGAAATCGGCATTTGATGGCTTAGTTTTAGCGCAAGTCGACAATATTTTGATTTATGCCACATCCAATCGGCGCCACCTGTTGCCGGAGTACATGAAAGATAACGAGGGGTATGTCCATAGTGATGATGGAGAGATTCATCCAGGTGAAGTGGTGGAGGAAAAAATCTCCCTATCAGAACGCTTTGGTTTGTGGCTATCGTTTTATCCACCCAAGCAAGATGAATATCTCGCAATCGTTGCGCATTGGTTAGCCCGCTTTGGCTTGACATCCACTCAAATTGAGGCGGCCCGTTCTGAAGCATTAGTTTGGGCGTTAGAGCGCGGATCTCGTTCTGGTCGCGTTGCCTGGCAGTTTGCTAAGCATTGGGCTGGCTCACATGCCTAA
- a CDS encoding NUDIX domain-containing protein — protein sequence MNKDARPVTEVAAGILLDQSGRFLLGQRPEGKPYAGYWEVPGGKIEKGETVFDALKRELQEELGIKIQSSEELMLLEHDYPHAYVRLHVSLIRDWKGDPKGCEGQALSWEFPVQKSLVSNRCYQPHGQCWRGLKPFYPRTGRGLI from the coding sequence GTGAACAAAGATGCGCGACCGGTTACTGAAGTAGCCGCGGGAATTTTGCTAGATCAATCTGGTCGATTTCTCTTGGGGCAACGACCTGAGGGAAAACCGTATGCTGGTTATTGGGAAGTGCCGGGCGGAAAGATTGAAAAAGGCGAAACGGTTTTTGATGCGCTCAAGCGAGAATTACAAGAAGAGCTGGGGATCAAGATTCAATCGAGTGAAGAATTAATGCTTTTGGAGCATGATTACCCGCATGCTTATGTACGCCTCCATGTCAGTCTCATTCGAGACTGGAAAGGCGATCCAAAGGGGTGTGAGGGACAGGCGCTTTCTTGGGAGTTTCCGGTGCAGAAAAGCCTAGTGTCGAACCGTTGTTACCAGCCGCATGGCCAATGCTGGAGAGGCTTAAAGCCTTTTTACCCTAGAACTGGCAGAGGGTTAATTTGA
- the zapD gene encoding cell division protein ZapD, with protein sequence MLRLEYLFARFNHFVRPDDPELHHNAISMLFDLGNIGARGDIKSLLLKEFERQKHALNGLKSSQKVDQEALSQTLDEIDTVATKINQSAGRPNLAISDSEWLNGIRTRLNIPGGTSPIDLPSYHAWKNSPSTERRTLLENFVRPLLPWQDACQLFLRLLRQSGEAKDVVAHSGSFQQVPSGKIYQLMRIAVEDDTLFSEISANKYLLSVRFMQSDRDKKPQPANKDVSFKLTLCQF encoded by the coding sequence ATGCTTCGACTGGAGTATTTGTTCGCCCGCTTTAATCATTTTGTTCGCCCGGATGATCCAGAACTTCACCACAATGCCATCTCTATGTTGTTCGATCTGGGCAATATTGGCGCCCGTGGCGATATTAAATCTCTTTTACTAAAAGAATTTGAGCGTCAAAAGCACGCACTCAACGGACTCAAATCCTCTCAAAAGGTAGATCAAGAGGCGCTTTCTCAAACCTTAGATGAGATTGATACTGTCGCAACCAAAATTAATCAATCTGCTGGCAGACCAAATCTCGCTATCTCTGATAGTGAATGGTTAAATGGTATTCGTACACGCTTAAATATTCCTGGTGGTACAAGCCCAATCGATCTACCGAGTTATCATGCCTGGAAAAATAGTCCATCTACCGAACGTCGCACATTATTAGAAAATTTTGTTCGTCCGTTATTGCCATGGCAAGATGCTTGTCAATTATTTCTGCGTTTATTACGTCAGTCTGGCGAAGCAAAAGATGTTGTCGCTCATAGCGGATCATTCCAACAAGTGCCCTCAGGAAAAATTTATCAATTGATGCGCATTGCCGTTGAAGATGACACGCTATTCTCTGAAATCAGCGCAAATAAATATCTCCTGTCCGTCCGTTTTATGCAATCGGATCGAGACAAAAAGCCGCAACCCGCTAACAAGGATGTATCCTTCAAATTAACCCTCTGCCAGTTCTAG
- the coaE gene encoding dephospho-CoA kinase (Dephospho-CoA kinase (CoaE) performs the final step in coenzyme A biosynthesis.), which produces MSTIHSNTHTESSDLSGLKGQLPLVGLTGGIGSGKSVVSDLLGKLGAGVVDTDRIAHQITAPHGLAIPAIEMQFGRGYIDANGALDRSKMRTLVFGNPDARKTLEAITHPLIRQETIKQAKDLVAHGAPYLGFAVPLLIESMSWRSLIDLLVVVDCPEETQITRVMQRSNLPREEVERVLQAQATREDRLAVADVVIQNQGSLTTLEGEVNLLHQKILKIQKDLLGSS; this is translated from the coding sequence ATGTCCACAATTCATTCAAACACTCATACTGAATCATCTGATTTAAGCGGACTAAAAGGTCAATTACCTCTAGTTGGCCTAACTGGAGGCATCGGCTCAGGAAAATCTGTGGTGAGCGATCTACTTGGCAAGCTCGGGGCGGGAGTTGTGGATACCGATCGGATTGCGCATCAGATCACCGCACCCCACGGTTTAGCAATTCCAGCCATAGAGATGCAGTTTGGTCGGGGCTATATTGATGCCAACGGCGCTTTAGATAGGTCCAAGATGCGGACCTTGGTCTTTGGCAATCCGGATGCCAGAAAAACCTTGGAGGCCATTACACACCCCCTGATTCGTCAAGAAACGATCAAGCAAGCAAAGGACTTGGTAGCTCATGGGGCGCCTTATTTAGGCTTTGCTGTTCCCCTTCTAATTGAATCGATGTCCTGGCGCAGTCTCATCGACCTCCTTGTAGTCGTAGATTGCCCAGAAGAGACCCAAATAACCAGAGTGATGCAGCGCAGCAATTTACCCAGAGAGGAAGTTGAAAGAGTTCTGCAGGCCCAAGCAACCCGAGAAGATCGCCTTGCTGTTGCTGACGTGGTCATTCAAAACCAAGGGAGTCTTACAACATTAGAGGGCGAAGTAAATCTCTTGCACCAAAAAATCCTGAAGATTCAGAAAGATCTACTCGGTTCGTCATAG
- a CDS encoding prepilin peptidase, producing MLTFSAFDLVHILAILILLYLAYVDLLTFRLPDVITIPFAAVGLLLNYLPNLGFTDFLNAILGSIFGYFLIWGLNTLYRWIKKPNAIGMGDAKLLGALGAWLGLSSLPSILFIASVTGLIGGLLWLRVKKQSLQSAIPFGPFLAIAGIIELLCPQFIQTLILNHLI from the coding sequence ATGCTTACATTTTCTGCGTTCGACTTAGTACATATCCTGGCGATCCTGATACTGCTTTATCTAGCCTATGTCGACCTATTAACATTTCGGCTACCCGATGTCATCACCATTCCATTTGCTGCAGTAGGACTCCTTTTAAACTATTTACCCAATTTGGGTTTTACAGATTTTTTAAATGCAATTTTGGGCTCTATATTTGGATACTTTCTAATCTGGGGCCTAAATACCCTCTATCGATGGATCAAAAAGCCAAATGCCATTGGCATGGGTGATGCGAAGCTGCTGGGTGCCCTTGGAGCATGGCTTGGACTAAGCTCCCTGCCAAGCATTCTTTTCATAGCGTCGGTTACTGGACTCATTGGAGGCCTTCTCTGGCTCAGAGTAAAAAAACAATCCTTACAATCCGCCATTCCTTTTGGACCTTTTCTTGCCATTGCTGGCATCATTGAGTTGTTATGTCCACAATTCATTCAAACACTCATACTGAATCATCTGATTTAA
- a CDS encoding type II secretion system F family protein, which translates to MQLLHIAAEGGFLAQMLSKRANTLASQLRHRLNNLSQTLEPLLIILVGVIIGGLVIVLYLPIFQMGQII; encoded by the coding sequence TTGCAATTACTACATATCGCCGCAGAAGGTGGCTTTCTAGCGCAAATGCTCAGTAAGCGTGCTAATACGCTAGCATCACAACTTCGCCATCGACTCAATAATCTGAGTCAAACTCTAGAGCCCTTGCTCATTATTTTGGTTGGCGTCATTATTGGTGGACTCGTTATCGTTCTGTATCTTCCAATTTTTCAAATGGGCCAAATCATTTGA
- a CDS encoding ATPase, T2SS/T4P/T4SS family, with product MSIPHNDSLIIRTWFEIAAHALEARASDIHVEAYPLETQVRILVDGLLRIQSKHPIEFHERLITRIKILARLDIAEKHIPQDGRLSISCDFFRPDVDCRVSALPTLHSEKAVIRILPNRLEELNLESIGLLPEQLEILRNAIAKPNGLILVTGPTGSASHEHSIVA from the coding sequence TTGAGCATCCCCCATAACGATTCACTAATCATTCGGACCTGGTTTGAGATTGCAGCCCATGCACTTGAAGCCAGGGCAAGCGATATTCATGTTGAGGCTTATCCCCTAGAGACTCAAGTTCGCATTCTGGTGGATGGCTTATTACGAATTCAGTCAAAGCATCCTATAGAGTTTCATGAACGCCTCATCACGCGTATAAAAATATTAGCGCGTTTAGATATCGCCGAAAAACACATTCCACAAGATGGTCGCTTAAGTATTAGTTGTGATTTTTTCAGACCAGATGTCGACTGTCGAGTTTCGGCATTACCAACATTACATAGTGAAAAAGCCGTCATTCGGATATTGCCCAATCGATTAGAGGAATTGAATTTAGAGTCGATTGGATTATTGCCAGAGCAGCTTGAAATCTTGCGCAATGCAATTGCAAAACCTAACGGCTTGATTTTAGTAACCGGTCCAACGGGTAGCGCAAGTCACGAACACTCTATAGTTGCCTGA